CACAAGATAAAAAAGACAATAGTGGTAATTATTTAGACCCAATTGATGGAAAAAATTATGAAGTAGGAATAAAAGGTGAATATTTTGAAGGTGATTTAAATACTTCTTTAACTTTATTTAGAATAGAACAAGATGGTGCCCCATCAGATACAGGAGAAGTAAATAGTAAATTAGAATCAATTTATGAAGCTAAAGAAGTTGTAAGTAAAGGATTTGAAATAAGTGTATCGGGGAAAGTGACAGATAATCTTGATCTTGATTTTGGTTTAGCTAATTTTCAAGCAAAAAATTCTGATGGTAGTAAATATAATACTACTTCTTCAAGAACAACAGCAAACTTATTTGCAAAATATTCAATAAAAGATTATAGAATTGGTGCAGGAATAAATTACAAAAGTAAAATTTACACAGATACAGATTATGGAAGAATTACACAAGATAGTTATGTTACTGTGGACTTGATGACAGGATATAAGGTAAATAATAATTTAGACTTCCAATTAAATGTTAATAATCTATTTGATAAAGAGTATTACAGTGGATTAGGGTATTCTGGAATGGTTTATGGATCACCAAGAAGTGCAACAATTAACATGAAATATAGATTTTAAGTAATATTTTAAATGAATAACAATAATTGGAGAAAACCTTTTTGGAAGCTGCATCTTTGGATGGGGCTTCCTTTTTGGCTTATAATATTTTTTATTTGTATAACAGGAACTTTAGCAGTTGTAAGTTATGAAATAACATGGCTTTTTAATCCCGGAGTAAGAGCTTCTGGTGATGCTATTTTTACTACTAGTGAATTAATTACAAAAATTCAAGAGCAAGTTCCTGGGGCAAAAATATATAGTATAGAAACTGTAGAACCTTATTTAGCACACTTAGCTTATGTTTCTCTTCCTGATAGCCCATTTGCAAGAGTTTGGATTGATGCTGGAACTGGAATAGTTGGCGAAGTATCTACAGGACATACATTTCAAAGTATTATTCGAGCAATTCATGGTTGGCTTATGATGCCAGAGATTGGAGGAGTTTTTATAGGTTGGTATATTGTCTGTATTTTCTCTATCCCACTTTTTATTTCTTTAGTAACAGGGCTTATAATATATAGAAAATTTTGGAAATCATTTACAAAACCAAAGATTCATACTAATAAAGGAACAAGACCATTATTAATTAGCCTACACAAAGTTGGTGGAGTTTGGGCTGTTTGGTTTGGATTAATTATTTCCATAACTGCAATTTGGTTTTTGGTTATGATGGTATTAAGGGAAATTAGTTTTCCTTTTGAAGATTTAAATAAACAAGTTGTTATTTCTAAAAAAGATCTACCTTTGCTAAAAGTAAATGAAAAAATGACCTTGCCTAATTTAGATATTTCTATAAAAAAAGCAAATGAAAAAATCCCAAATTTAGATTTAGTAACTCTTCCTTCAAATGCATATGAGCCTTTAAAAGTTTCAGGAGAGAAAAGAACTCTGTTTTTCAGAGATACAGTTTACATGAATCCATACAATAAT
The genomic region above belongs to Arcobacter sp. F2176 and contains:
- a CDS encoding PepSY domain-containing protein: MNNNNWRKPFWKLHLWMGLPFWLIIFFICITGTLAVVSYEITWLFNPGVRASGDAIFTTSELITKIQEQVPGAKIYSIETVEPYLAHLAYVSLPDSPFARVWIDAGTGIVGEVSTGHTFQSIIRAIHGWLMMPEIGGVFIGWYIVCIFSIPLFISLVTGLIIYRKFWKSFTKPKIHTNKGTRPLLISLHKVGGVWAVWFGLIISITAIWFLVMMVLREISFPFEDLNKQVVISKKDLPLLKVNEKMTLPNLDISIKKANEKIPNLDLVTLPSNAYEPLKVSGEKRTLFFRDTVYMNPYNNEILEVRLGTNKSFLSATATFMRALHVGNFGGFWIKILWFIFGLILSGLILSGMLMWTKRTAKRGNEDAI